The following are encoded in a window of Osmia bicornis bicornis chromosome 15, iOsmBic2.1, whole genome shotgun sequence genomic DNA:
- the LOC114878473 gene encoding uncharacterized protein LOC114878473, whose product MRKYYQAALAITAIVSLVSLLFYRHEYNKLRYVLEVFNYFGKPNQKGIEINCTNNVPIFTKSNMKFEEPLSSWQRLDDDLYVYSAYNVHKNEVQVIGFGSSNSIKDMQCVIFFEDEIEPILGSFTHLPINNNLRTINTDINGYHFYCAYTQNKIPVGITFLTKSNTDLNNTPILPVKSESHNSNYTNIGMCVSPPLVKPMQLSEMISFINFHDIIGADNFIVYDFGIPNQFNSNLKELSQSQNPYWRFTYTVVPWNFPFPGTDPIVIKDLIQADCLYRTYNKVMYVITLSWEEYIVLRYHHSLVDLMVDYKKSRLKADRYKLKTLIFCTQQPDSANLKNSTFLIFNKMYFDPSIPDNQSVYIYNAHETFKQRNIYTREIGKDLVTLNRYTHCFGRLNSDTNKKDTSILKFTEDMFKKFMIVSNLLQSNKK is encoded by the coding sequence atgagAAAATACTATCAAGCTGCACTTGCAATAACTGCTATAGTGAGTCTAGtgtcattattattttacagacATGAATATAATAAGCTAAGATACGTTTTGGAAGTTTTTAACTATTTTGGTAAACCAAACCAAAAAggtattgaaataaattgtacAAACAATGTACcaatatttacaaaatctAACATGAAGTTTGAAGAACCACTTTCTTCTTGGCAAAGATTAGATGATGATTTATATGTTTATTCTGCATACAATGTTCACAAAAATGAAGTTCAAGTAATAGGTTTTGGTTCATCAAATAGCATTAAAGACATGCAATGTGTTATATTCTTTGAAGATGAAATTGAGCCAATTTTAGGAAGCTTTACACACCTtccaattaataataatttacgtACAATAAATACTGATATAAATGGATATCATTTCTATTGTGCATACACTCAGAATAAAATACCAGTAGGAATAACATTTCTTACTAAATCAAATACAGATCTTAATAACACACCTATATTGCCAGTTAAAAGTGAATCACACAATTCAAACTATACTAACATTGGAATGTGTGTATCACCACCATTAGTAAAACCAATGCAGCTATCAGAAATGATtagtttcataaattttcatgATATAATTGGAGCAGACAATTTCATAGTATATGATTTTGGTATTCCAAATCAGTTTAACAGCAACCTAAAAGAATTATCTCAATCTCAAAATCCATACTGGAGGTTTACATACACAGTAGTGCCATGGAATTTTCCTTTTCCTGGAACTGATCCTATTGTAATAAAAGATCTTATACAAGCAGACTGTCTATatcgtacatataataaagtTATGTATGTTATTACATTGTCTTGGGAGGAATACATAGTTTTAAGATATCATCATTCCCTTGTAGATTTAATGGTagattataaaaaatctaGATTGAAAGCTGATCgttacaaattaaaaactttaatTTTCTGCACACAACAACCAGATAgtgcaaatttaaaaaattcaacgtTTTTGATATTTAACAAGATGTATTTTGATCCAAGTATCCCAGACAATCAatcagtatacatatacaatgCACATGAAACGTTTAAACAGCGTAATATTTATACCCGGGAAATTGGAAAAGACTTAGTTACATTAAATCGTTATACACATTGTTTTGGAAGATTAAATTCAGATACAAACAAAAAAGACacttcaattttaaaatttacagaagACATGTTTAAGAAATTTATGATAGTAAGCAATCTTTTACAAAgcaataaaaaatga
- the LOC114878471 gene encoding probable cleavage and polyadenylation specificity factor subunit 2: MTSIIKLHAVSGAMDESPPCYILQVDELRILLDCGWDENFDQEFIKELKRHVHQIDAVLLSYPDPLHLGALPYLVGKCGLNCPIYATIPVYKMGQMFMYDMYQSRHNMEDFDLFTLDDVDAAFDKIVQLKYNQSISMKGKGYGVTLTPLPAGHMIGGTIWKIVKVGEEDIIYAVDFNHKKERHLNGCELERLQRPSLLITDAFNATYQQARRRTRDEKLMTNILQTLRGGGNVLVSVDTAGRVLELAHMLDQLWRNKESGLLAYSLALLNNVSYNVVEFAKSQIEWMSDKLMRSFEGARNNPFQFKHLQLCHSMAELNQVPSPKVVLASTPDMECGFSRELFLQWCGNSQNSIIITSRTSPGTLARDLVEKGGNRNITLEVRRRIKLEGLELEEYQRKEKLKQEQLKQEQMETADVSSESEDEIEVGGGRGKHDLLVKQESKPGFFKQSKKQHPMFPFVEEKIKIDEYGEIIRPEDYKIAETMPEVDDNKENLETKPEDAAHHPEVPNDIPTKCIQVTRTMTVNASVTYIDFEGRSDGESLQKILAQLRPRRVVLVRGSQKDTEVLAQQAQSAGARVFIPGRGETLDATTETHIYQVRLTDALVSGLNFSKGKGDSEVAWIDAMITARDQVCRDAVAGTEPDNVIDQSDKILTLEPLPLNEVPGHQTTFINELKLSDFKQILNKSNIPSEFSGGVLWCCNNTIAVRRHEAGKVILEGCISEDYYKVRELLYEQYAIV, encoded by the exons ATGACATCAATTATAAAGCTTCATGCTGTTTCGGGGGCTATGGATGAATCCCCTCCTTGTTACATCCTACAGGTTGACGAATTAAGAATACTATTAGATTGTGGATGGGATGAAAACTTTGACCaagaatttataaaagaattaaaacg ACACGTCCATCAAATAGATGCAGTACTATTATCATATCCAGATCCACTGCATCTAGGTGCCTTACCCTATTTAGTTGGAAAATGTGGTTTGAATTGTCCTATATATGCAACTATTCCTGTATATAAAATGGGACAAATGTTTATGTACGATATGTATCag tCTCGCCATAATATGGAAGATTTTGATCTTTTCACCCTTGATGATGTCGACGCAGCATTCGATAAAATTGtccaattaaaatataatcaaAGCATATCAATGAAAGGAAAAGGGTATGGAGTTACTCTAACACCTTTACCAGCTGGTCACATGATAGGTGGTACTATTTGGAAGATTGTAAAAGTTGGAGAGGAAGACATAATATATGCTGTTGACTTTAATCATAAAAAGGAACGGCATTTGAATGGTTGCGAATTAGAGCGACTACAAAGACCATCTTTGTTGATAACAGATGCTTTTAATGCCACGTATCAACAAGCTCGACGTAGAACTAGAGACGAAAAATTAAtga CCAATATCTTACAAACACTCCGCGGTGGAGGCAATGTTTTGGTCAGTGTAGACACCGCCGGTCGCGTATTAGAATTGGCACATATGTTGGACCAACTTTGGCGGAATAAAGAATCTGGCTTACTTGCGTACTCATTAGCTCTTTTAAATAACGTCAGTTACAATGTTGTAGAGTTTGCTAAATCACAGATAGAATGGATGAGTGATAAATTAATGAGGAGTTTTGAGGGAGCTAGAAACAATCCATTTCAATTCAAACATCTACAATTATGTCACAGTATGGCAGAACTAAACCAAGTTCCTAGCCCAAAG GTTGTACTTGCAAGTACTCCAGACATGGAATGTGGTTTTTCAAgagaattatttttgcaatgGTGTGGCAATTCTCAGAACAGTATTATAATAACTAGTAGAACTTCACCAGGTACACTCGCCAGAGATTTAGTCGAAAAAGGAGGCAACAGAAATATTACATTGGAAGTAAGAAGGAGAATTAAATTAGAAGGACTTGAGTTAGAAGAATAtcagaggaaagaaaaattaaaacaagagCAGTTAAAACAAGAACAAAT GGAAACTGCTGACGTGAGTTCAGAATCTGAGGATGAAATAGAAGTTGgcggaggaagaggaaaacacGATTTACTTGTTAAACAAGAAAGCAAACCAGGTTTCTTTAAACAAAGTAAAAAACAACATCCAATGTTTCCATttgtagaagaaaaaataaaaatagacgAATATGGAGAAATTATAag ACCAGAAGATTATAAAATAGCCGAGACTATGCCAGAAGTAGATGATAACAAAGAAAATTTGGAAACAAAACCAGAGGATGCTGCTCATCATCCAGAAGTACCTAATGACATTCCAACTAAATGCATTCAGGTTACACGTACAATGACAGTCAATGCATCTGTAACATACATAGATTTTGAGGGCAGATCTGATGGAGAATCATTACAAAAAATTCTAGCACAATTACGACCTCGAAGAGTTGTATTAGTTAGGGGATCTCAAAAAGATACAGAAGTCTTAGCTCAACAAGCACAAAGTGCAGGTGCACGTGTATTTATTCCGGGTAGAGGAGAGACATTAGATGCTACTACAGAAACGCACATATACCAG GTGCGTTTGACCGACGCTCTTGTTAGTGGTTTGAACTTTTCAAAAGGAAAAGGTGATTCTGAAGTAGCATGGATTGATGCAATGATTACAGCCCGTGATCAAGTGTGCCGAGATGCTGTTGCTGGTACTGAGCCAGATAATGTGATAGATCAAAGCGACAAGATACTTACTTTAGAACCATTACCCTTGAATGAg GTTCCTGGGCACCAAACAACgtttataaatgaattaaaattatctgATTTTAAGCAGATATTGAATAAAAGTAATATCCCTTCCGAATTCAGTGGAGGAGTTCTGTGGTGTTGCAATAATACTATTGCGGTTAGGAGG CATGAGGCTGGGAAAGTAATATTAGAAGGTTGCATTTCTGAAGATTATTATAAAGTGCGGGAATTATTGTATGAACAATATGCAATTGtgtaa
- the LOC114878474 gene encoding NSFL1 cofactor p47-like — protein sequence MASHEELVSQFTDVTGVEPERARFYLESSAWQLEVALASFYENDEPPLINEATESTSEEDYRDISEKVVEGAKSSEMERKSGKDKSTPKSNIAMLSDLKDRESSPEDEEGQAFYAGGSKRSGQQILGPGKKKDIVSDMFKSCQRQSIAAEPKQSGQQRPNTFSGTGYKLGQTSSDTEIVTATSSNHQQTNSGLITLKLWKDGFTINDSDLRLYTDPESREFLETVKRGEIPAEIRQQIQGTEARLDMEDHRHETYVPPKTKVKVFTGKGHMLGSPSPATVGMTIPADLADQTANESQAKKQLNLDESKPVTTLQIRLADGTSVKVQLNLTHTINDLRQYIIAMRPQYAMREFSLLTAYPTKELVENKTIEEAGLQNTTIIQRLK from the exons ATGGCGAGCCACGAAGAGTTGGTTTCACAATTTACAGATGTAACTGGTGTTGAACCTGAACGAGCAAGATTTTACCTCGAGTCATCTGCTTGGCAGCTCGAG GTTGCTCTTGCCAGTTTCTATGAAAATGATGAACCACCATTGATTAATGAAGCTACTGAAAGTACATCAGAAGAAGATTACAGAGATATATCAGAAAAAGTTGTAGAAGGTGCAAAGTCATCAGAAATGGAACGAAAATCAGGGAAAGATAAATCAACGCCAAAGTCTAATATTGCAATGCTTAGTGATCTTAAGGACAGAGAAAGTAGTCCAGAGGATGAAGAAGGGCAAGCCTTTTATGCTGGTGGTTCTAAAAGAAGTGGACAGCAAATTTTAGGACCAGgaaagaagaaggacattGTTAGTGATATGTTTAAATCGTGTCAGAGGCAATCTATTGCTGCAGAACCAAAACAAAGCGGACAGCAGAGACCAAATACTTTTAGTGGTACTGGATATAAATTAGGTCAAACTAGTTCTGATACTGAAA TTGTTACTGCTACATCCTCCAATCATCAACAAACAAATTCTGGTCTCATTACTTTAAAACTTTGGAAAGATGGCTTTACTATAAATGATTCTGATCTTAGATTGTATACTGATCCAGAAAGTAGAGAATTTCTTGAAACTGTGAAACGCGGTGAAATACCGGCAGAAATACGTCAACAAATTCAGGGGACCGAAGCTCGGCTTGATATGGAAGATCATCGTCATGAGACGTATGTTCCTCCGAAAACTAAAGTAAAAGTGTTTACTGGAAAAGGACATATGTTAGGAAG TCCTTCTCCAGCAACAGTTGGTATGACAATACCGGCAGATCTTGCTGATCAAACAGCAAATGAATCACAAgcaaaaaaacaattaaatttagaTGAATCGAAACCAGTTACAACGTTACAAATTCGTCTTGCCGATGGAACTAGCGTGAAAGTTCAATTAAACTTAACTCATACTATCAATGACCTGAGACAGTACATAATAGC taTGAGACCTCAATATGCTATGAGAGAGTTCAGTTTATTGACAGCTTACCCTACTAAAGAGCTTGTAGAAAATAAAACTATTGAAGAAGCTGGTTTACAAAACACAACAATAATTCAACgactgaaataa